The stretch of DNA TTATGTTCTTGCTGGCTTTCTCTCCAACCACCTGGTGCCACATGCAACTAAGTGCTATGGCCTCCACTTCACTTCCACAGCATTGGCAACCATATGTTTATTGAAACAAACTGCAGACTGAATTTGCTACAATTGTTTTGTTGTATTAATGTGGTTTGATCACATCTCATCTTATTTGCTTGATTTTCTGTTGATTACTCTTTTGATGTGTTGATTTGCCAGTTGGGATTTTGAAGCTCCGCTTCTTGATACTCATCTGATCTGGTGGCTATTTGTATGAGTTCACAAGACATTCGACATGAAGCTTTTAGAATACACCCCGTTCGACCGGTATGCcaccttttcttctttgttgtcCTCACAGTGCTCCTGGTAACATGGAATTTTCTTGGGCCTAATGTATTACATTTGTTTGGCTGTTTTCAGTGTAAATGTGTTCCTTGATCAACTAAACCTTGGTGATTGTACAATTAGGGGAAGCCTTGAAGCCTTCTCATGTAAGAGTATACTCCACTGAGTTTCTTTACTGAGTGCATTGCATCATGGCAATAGGCTGAAGCTCCACTTTAATTTACAGGCAAGCATGCAGGAAATGATCGCCGGCTTTCAATCAGCCTGGAACATGAGGTGCATACTTCTCTTCAGCCTATGATTTTATGACAGCTGATATCCCTTATCTTTTGGCGCTGAGGTGAATCAGTAGGCATTTGCACTACTGTGTTTGGTTAGGAAATTATGTGTGACGTTGGAATCATATAAAAAACGGATCTAGCTTGTGAAAGCTTGTAGTAACGTATGGTACCTGTTCAAATCAATACGTGTAAGCTAATTTTGATATTTCTTTCATGTTTGAATTTGGTTTGTAGACAGGATTTAATTTCGTGGAGGTCTTTTTGCTTGCCTGACATGTTATGAAGTCATTTGCATGTGAACTATATAAATGTGTATAtgttaaaataataataataattgttttcAATGTTCTGTATGACCTTTCCCCCCATGAGCATCTTATTCTGAAAGATTAGCATATCATGCCTTTGAAAGGTATCATGTTTGGTTTTCCATCCTTACCAAAATTTATGCGTCTGAGCATGCCAGCGACAATCTCTGCCATTTAACCACTCTGTTGCACATTCAGATTCTTGATTACCTTGGCAAGTCTTCTGATAGTGATCCTCCTTCACCTGTGGAGCATTTGTCTTGTAGATCTAGGTAAGCATTTGTCTGATAGTGATCCTCCTTCACCTTTGTTTTGCACATTTTATGTTTAATTAGCCTGATACCTTTTTATGTTGTGTTTATTCCAGCCGGAAAACGTTGATATATCTAGTTCTCACTCTTGGCCATATGTATCCAGATTATGATTTCAGGTAATTTTTGTGTTACATGGAGTGTGTTCTGTATAGTCTGGGAGGAAGGATAATGGGTAATGTCATACTCAGCTTTTTTTGGGCGATATGGCAACCCGCTATTGTCCTTTCCAACCAGCCTGAGGGGGTGTTGTCAAATGGCATGACAAACGGATTAATATTCGTTGCTCTTTTGAGCTGAGAGTTCAATTCTCTCCATTTCCCTTGAACATGTTGGTATTTTACAGAGCCGTACCTTTCTTAAGGTCTCCTTACTGTTATGCGACACTTGCATGATGGGATGACCTTCAGATTAAATTTAACATCCTCTTTGTCAACATCTGTTTCGCTTAGCAGTGCTGTTCGGGCACACCTATTCTTCAAAGAAGAAGACATGGAAAGTTTCAAGCAGATGCTAGACAACTACTTATCGGAGGCTTCTAGGGTAATGCTTTCACGCGTTCCACGAATTTTACTCTTGGTCGATAAACATGTTTGTAAACATACACAAATAAGTTATGGAATGTAAAAGTGAAATTTATAGTTGCAACTATGTTTTCACTCAACTGCTCAACTTACAAATGATACTGGGACTGTTTTCCACCCACCTGTTCTATATGCTTAACCTGAATCGGACTATTGTTCAGCTCTGGGCAGCAAGAAATGAAGGCAGTTCTCTTCTGGACAGTATGACTAAAGCTATTGATGAGGTGTGCATCAGTAAATGCTTAGTTCAGAAAAGTCAGCAGTCCTATATTCTATGTTTACACATTATTTTGTAACAGGTTATCAAAATCAGGGAGTGTGACATCTACAGCTACAACCCAGACTCTGACGGAGACCCATTTCTAGAGAAAGGGGCCATGTACGGCAATCATATCCACGGAAACAATGCTTGAATTGAACTTAAAAGCATTTTGAAGGATACTCTAATGTCTAAATGGCATTCTGTTTTGCTTGCAGATGGTCGGTCAACTTTTTCTTCTACAACCGGAAGCTAAAGCGAGTAGTGAGCTTTCGCTGCTGCTGTACTAGGTATGTGCATGCCTTTTTCTTATGAAGAACACTGTATGAGGAGTTCTGAAACTACATCAGTCACTGATAAGTTGCTGTACCACCACAGCAAATTTGCAGGAGATGACTTCCTTGCTGGTGCACTCTCAGATGGCGAGGAGGAAGATGCGTTGATCGACATGGACATATGACTGACTCGGTTCGGCTAGGAACATGACCAACCAACCAGTGTGACCTGTTTGTGTAATATACAGCTCGTATGGCGACAGTTCCCAGTAGGAAACTACGTATGGCGGCAGTTCCCTGTAGGAACTTTTGTAGCTTGACTTTGTCTGTCTGTTTGGAGAGCATACACTTTTGGCCTCTGTTATTATCGTCAATGTTTGTAGATACAAGATTTAACTTCAGTCTGCCAAATTTGAACTGGCATAGTTTGTCCCTTTGGTCTGGACTCTGGAGACATGTTTCCAGGAATTTGGCTTCAGTTTGCAGTCTTATGCATGTAAATTGGATTCTTGAATTTGAACCATTCTCTGTACTTATCCAGTTGCTATGTGGTTGCTGACATGCTCAGATCAACAGGGTTAAGAAGTGTTCAGAAAGCTGGGGGACTTAAAGTAGTTATGGATTCATAGTGGACCTCGGAAGTGCTTCTATTGCTTGAAGAGGAAAAATAAGGCCATACCACATTTGTGGTGGTTAGGGTTTAACCCAGTTACATTTGTTACTTGTTCAAAGGAAAGATTGACCCATTTGATCAGCCAATGAATAGTAGGGACAGTGATATCTCCTTGTCGTTGTGGAGTCAGTTTTCCGTCAATGACGGCTTCGGGCTCCATTCTGATGTGGCCATGAGCATATACCAGTGGTACGTAGAGCGAACTTTGCAATCATGACGAAGTAGGAGCTTGTATGAAGTATTGTCATTTTTTCACCGTGACTCTAAATGCGCCCTGGGATTTAGGGTGAAGTAGGTGCGGTGATTACTTGATGAAGTGTGATATAAGACTAAATCTTGAGATAAACCATATCACCCTTTGAAACTCCTTTTCTTTTTTCCGTTTCTTGTTAGCAAAGTATTTCTTTCTCGTTTGGGCTTTGAGAAAGTTTGCCTTGCTGAGTTGCATAGCTATTTCTCAGTTGTGCAGGAGATCAAGGGAGCCACCAAGGATGAAATCTAGTACATTGGATTCATAAATTTGAGGAGGTGGAAAGACAAAGTGCCTGAAAAGGTGTATTTTCAGATACGTGTGGAGAGTGGTGCTATACCAATACCACCATTCAGCCAGAGCAAGCCATGGGTGCTATTTCTTGAGTTGTTAAAAGGCCATGTatctcaaacatgtttttgagcATCGGTTCATTATCTCTGCTTAACCATCGGTTTGAGGGATGCTATGAAGTATTGACATGAAGTTTCACTCCCAGAGATCTAAAGTGTCGCTACCAAAGAGTACTTGTAAGGCTTTTATCTCTGAGTATAAAAAAACAAGTTGGGTCattcaatatgatcgttcttcTAACATCATACTCTCAAAGTTGTCGACATCCTTGTTACACTTAACTTATGCCTATGATCAAGAAAACATAATCATCATGCAACAATTGAGCTAGTCCTAGAGGAGAGATTAGGAATTAGATTTTACCATTTATAACTTTACCCATGCTTATGAGTTTTCCTCTTAATCACATATTCAAGAACCATAGCAGTTATAACTTATAGGGTGTgtctagaactcatctagatgtgagataactatgtcacatctaagtTGATTTTTTTAGCACTTGTTTGTTGCCTTTTCTTTGTTTGTTGTTGTTTTGTCTGTCAATCCCAGCGTGATTTTTTTTTGAGAATCAGCCAGCATGAGTAAACCAGGGCCACCCAGAGCGTGCTCGCATGGGCCAGGCCTAGTGCTTCTCCTTGATCGCTACCTCCTTTTCTTCTGTTTTCTTTGTATTTCACGCAATAGTACACTTTTTGCTCAAAAGAAAAGGCAGTACTGCACTCtgtatttttttctttttataatttctttctttttctctttcaggTTTAGTGTTTCTTCTGGCTTCCTTccagtttttttttcttttttatgttTTTTGTATTATATTTTTGCTAATATATgttgaatattttttcaaatataGACTAAACATTTTATCATATACAGTGAACATTATTTCTTCGAATACACACTGAACAATAATTTAATATATGATTTAACTTTTTTAATATACATTGACTTTTTTTCCTTTGTACGGTGAACTTTGTTTAATATATCTGAGGTAGACCTTTTACCATCACACACTAAAATTTTCAAAATGCACATTGAAAatttataaaataaataaataaatgtaAGGGGAAAATAACAAACCCGTTAGAAAACCCGGAAAATGTTCACATATTCAAGAAATGTTTGTGGTTTTAAAAGTGTTCACGTATTCAAGCTATGAGCTAGTTGCGATAAAAGGTAGACTTGCAACTAGGATTAAAAACAAAACACATGCTTTAGTTGTGGGTAGAGGGTGGTCTTGCAACTTGGACAAGTTGTGAGTCGAGGGGGACTTGCACCTAGGACAACTATGAAACTACGAGccagttgcgagtcaagggtcgacttgcaactgggacGAAACAAGCTATGCACCCAGTTGCGAGTCAAGAGTGAAGATGCAATTGGGATGAAAAACAAAAACACCTGCTCCAGTTGCAGGTCGAGGGTGGGCTTGCAAGTTTGACAACTACGAGCCCAGTTGCGAGTCATTgatcgacttgcaactagggtgAGACAAACTACACGCCTAGTTGCGTGTCAATGATGGACCTGCAATTGGGATGAAAAACAAAAACACATTCTCCGTTTGCGAGTCGAGGGTGGGCCTGCAACTTGGACAACTACGAAACTACGAGCCCGGTTACGAGTCATTgatcgacttgcaactaggatgaGACAAACTACATGCCCAGTTGCATGTCAATGATGGACCTGCAACTGGGATGAAAAAAACACATTCTTCggttgcgagtcgagggtgggCTTGCAACTCGGACAATTATGAGTCCAGTTGCGAGTCAAAGGTGGACTTATACCTGGGACAACTATGAAACTACGAGCCCAGTAGCAAGTCAAGTgtcgacttgcaactaggacgAGACAACATACACGCCCAGTTGCGTGTCAATGATGGACCTGCAACTGGGATGAAAAATAAAAACACATGCTCCGGTTGTAAGTCGAGGGTGCGCTTGCAACTCGGACAACTATGAGTccagttgcgagtcaagggtggacttgcaaccGGAAAAATTATGAAACTACGAGTCCAGTTGCGAGTTAAGggtcgacttgcaactaggatgaAATAAACTACATGCTCACTTGCGTGCCAATGATGGACCTACAACTAGAATGAAAAACAAAAACACATTCTTCggttgcgagtcgagggtgggTTTGCAACTCGGACAACTATGAGCCTAGTTGCGAGTCAAGGATGGACTTGCACCTGGGACAACTATGAAACTACAAACCCAGTTGCAAGTGATTgatcgacttgcaactaggatgaGACAAATTACATGCCAAGTTGCATGTCAACGATGGACCTGCAACTTGGACGAAAAACAAAAAACACATACTCCAGATGCGAGTCGAGGGTGGGCTTGCAACTCAGACAATAATGAGCCCAGTTGCAAGTCAAGAATGGACTTGCACCTGAGACAACTACGAAACTACGAGCCTAGTTGCAGGTCAAgggtcaacttgcaactaggacGAGACAACATACACGCCCAGTTGCGCATCAATGATGGACCTGCAACTGggataaaaaaaataaaaacacatGCTCTGGTTGCGAGTCAAGGGTGCACTTGCAATTCAGACACCTATGAGCCCAGTTGCTAGTCAAGGGTGGACTTGGAATCGGGACAACTACAAAACTACGAGACTAGTTGCAAGTTAAGGGTCGACTTGTAATTAGGATGAAACAAACTACATGTCGAGTTGCGTGCCAATGATTGACCTGAAACTGGGATAAAAAACAAAAATACATACTCCGGCTGCAAGTTGAGGGCATACTTGCACCTGGGACAACTACGAAACTATGAGCCCAGTTGCGACTCAATGATTGACTTGTAACTAGGATGAAACAAACTACAGGCCAGTTGCATGTCAATGATGGACCTATAACTGGTATGAAAAATAAAATACAGGCAAAATAATAGGGGTCAAAGGTCGGTCAGTGAGAATATGGGGGATAAGCTTCATAGTTAAGCCCCCCAAACGACGACATATATAGGGCCATGTGAAAATAAATGCGACAACACAAAACAAACAGGACAAGAGGACGCGCCACTATGCATGATCGAGTTTGTGCGAACATGATCAAAATGGGATCCAAGACCGCGCCGTGGAAACGCCCAACAAAAGACGCACATGCGAGCAAGTCGACAAGTAGACACCAAACACACTACGCGACACAAAACACGCGTGATAAAGTAAACCGTAA from Triticum urartu cultivar G1812 chromosome 3, Tu2.1, whole genome shotgun sequence encodes:
- the LOC125542487 gene encoding repressor of RNA polymerase III transcription MAF1 homolog is translated as MKLLEYTPFDRVNVFLDQLNLGDCTIRGSLEAFSCKHAGNDRRLSISLEHEILDYLGKSSDSDPPSPVEHLSCRSSRKTLIYLVLTLGHMYPDYDFSAVRAHLFFKEEDMESFKQMLDNYLSEASRLWAARNEGSSLLDSMTKAIDEVIKIRECDIYSYNPDSDGDPFLEKGAIWSVNFFFYNRKLKRVVSFRCCCTSKFAGDDFLAGALSDGEEEDALIDMDI